A region of the Gemmatimonadaceae bacterium genome:
AGGGGCCCATGGCCCACCCCGTCACCGCGCGCCGCCGCGCGGGCTTCACGCTCATCGAACTGCTCATGGTCGTCGTCATCATCGGCGTGCTCGCCGCGATCGCGATCCCGAAGTTCACCAACACCAAGCGCCGCGCGAACCGGTCGGCCGGGATCGCCGACCTGCGCAACCTGGCCACCGCCCAGGAAGGGTTCTACGCCGACAGCGACCGCTACGGGGCCCTTGCCGACACCGCCCTCATGCGCTTCGCACTCAGTCGCGGCAACACGGCGCTGGCCATCGCCCTCACCGGTGTCCCCGCCGGCACCGCCGGGTGGAACGCCAGCCTCACCGCCGCCGGTGGGAGCAGCTGCGGCATCTTCGTCGGGACGGCGGCCGC
Encoded here:
- a CDS encoding prepilin-type N-terminal cleavage/methylation domain-containing protein; the encoded protein is MAHPVTARRRAGFTLIELLMVVVIIGVLAAIAIPKFTNTKRRANRSAGIADLRNLATAQEGFYADSDRYGALADTALMRFALSRGNTALAIALTGVPAGTAGWNASLTAAGGSSCGIFVGTAAAPAGMPAGTPDGVPVCW